A genomic stretch from Clavelina lepadiformis chromosome 5, kaClaLepa1.1, whole genome shotgun sequence includes:
- the LOC143459779 gene encoding transient receptor potential cation channel subfamily M member-like 2 isoform X4: MFLNVYLKNVSQALKSGMPVVIVEGSGGAADLLATLCKFNLFDESSIQMAILRFFSTMIKNHDVGLLDCIRFCLEKKSLIALYQPSFINPQSNSLDMVIISSLLNEQIPRQRLEHTKEELKRILLCSLMENNVKAAQLYVSAGVVLSEDDLLALYDSGLDELHFFKAWVTHYCSTVDKKQYCDIKQMLLPQLISWDFKQENTDKIDMTFELFIWCIVMNRSELSHFFFNRISEKLSAAIGATEMLKSMILMENNNGKKDLMQCHAKEYKSLSLGILQECYADSASKTGDLLIRKRDEWGGLTLLQISVDEEDIINFDDQQQEDIVSQKAVRYLLNKIWYGIDGVNGKNATIHTLVFYLFILSMIAFLPVICCCLTVVILFDETNSEGSTSGIDNHNHAFAADTTTESYSTTNLHGNNNQVHPADHSSNKLHSSHGQSLTMHTEDSKYVEAANLSILDKGWEVIQSPFAKYQINAAATIAFMWLYGYALLFNYFDSISTFDYVLMGWFASLFLEEMYEIYNHDKRGTISKKLNLSRSKLGNAWQKLFHYWSDRWNIIDIAAIIVYFVSLGLKISSVDASRVIATVAFVLYCVRSLQFFTINKKIGPKLIMIREMILDFLYFCFILLVFFVAYGVTAQSILYPNQTDAWPTIEQFLFRSFWHLYGELFLPEIDYDSTTGEYTCTNDAALIVAGNRPCPQQQAVVKYITALYMLLVNILLLNLLIAILNNTYANIEKKVDRIWNYQRFELIEEYAIVKSPLPPPLSILGYIYKGWCGKDDHIFKRKFKDCELQNLEEFERMRSNDYMSKLNEEKRNSLDSKIQVLHEKCKHLTVSVTALTETVNDFTGTYSAFHATLE; encoded by the exons ATGTTCTTAAATGTATATTTGAAA AATGTGTCTCAAGCTTTAAAAAGTGGAATGCCAGTAGTGATTGTAGAAGGATCAGGTGGTGCTGCAGATCTTCTTGCAACactttgcaaatttaatttatttgatgAAAGCAGCATTCAAATGGCAATTTTAA gatttttttcaacaatgatTAAAAATCATGATGTTGGACTTTTGGACTGCATTCGTTTTTGTCTGGAAAAGAAAAGCCTTATAGCTTTGTACCAGCCCAGTTTTATAAATCCTCAATCAAATAGCTTAGACATGGTGATTATTTCAAGCCTCTTGAATG AGCAAATACCTAGACAAAGACTTGAACATACGAAAGAAGAGCTTAAGAGAATATTACTTTGTAGTTTGATGGAG AACAATGTGAAGGCTGCACAGCTATATGTCTCTGCTGGTGTGGTTTTATCTGAAGATGATCTATTGGCTCTTTATGACTCCGGGCTTGATGaacttcattttttcaaagctTGGGTGACACATTACTGTAGTACTGTAGACAAGAAACAATATTGTGATATCAAACAAAT GTTATTGCCTCAGTTAATCAGTTGGGACTTCAAACAagagaataccgataag ATTGACATGACCTTTGAACTATTTATATGGTGCATTGTGATGAACCGATCAGAATTATCTCATTTTTTCTTCAATCGTATCTCAGAAAAGCTTTCTGCTGCTATTGGTGCAACGGAAATGTTGAAGTCAATGATCCTAATGGAAAATAACAATGGAAAA AAAGATTTGATGCAGTGCCATGCTAAAGAATATAAATCATTGTCACTTGGAATTCTTCAAGAATGCTATGCAGACAGTGCTAGCAAAACAGGTGATCTTCTTATTCGTAAGCGAGATGAATGGGGAGGATTGACATTGCTACAAATATCTGTTGATGAAGAAGAT ATCATAAACTTTGATGATCAACAACAAGAG GATATTGTATCTCAAAAAGCAGTGCGTTACCTACTAAATAAAATATGGTATGGCATTGATGGAGTAAACGGAAAAAATGCTACTATTCACACTTTGGTGTTTTACCTTTTCATTCTGTCTATGATTGCATTCCTTCCagtaatttgttgttgtttaactGTTGTCATTCTTTTTGACGAAACAAATAGTGAAGGAAGTACGTCAG GAATAGACAATCACAATCATGCTTTTGCAGCAGACACAACAACTGAAAGTTATTCAACTACAAATCTGCATG GTAACAACAATCAAGTGCATCCAGCCGACCATTCAAGTAACAAACTTCATTCAAGCCATGGTCAGTCTTTGACTATGCACACAGAAGATAGCA AGTATGTTGAAGCTGCAAACCTGAGTATCTTAGACAAGGGATGGGAAGTTATCCAGtccccatttgctaaatatcAAATAAACGCTGCTGCAACAATT GCATTTATGTGGCTATATGGATATGCTTTGCTATTTAATTACTTCGATAGTATATCTACATTTGACTATGTATTAATGGGTTGGTttgcaagtttgtttttgGAAGAAATGTATGAG ATATATAACCATGACAAAAGGGGAACTATTTCCAAGAAATTAAATCTTTCTAGAAGCAAGTTAGGAAATGCATGGCAGAAGCTTTTTCATTATTGGAGTGATCGCTGGAATATCATTGATATTGCTGCAATAATTGTATACTTTGTTTCTTTGGGATTGAA AATATCCAGTGTAGATGCATCAAGAGTTATTGCAACTGTTGCTTTTGTACTCTACTGTGTAAGATCATTGCAGTTTTTTACCATCAACAAGAAAATTGGTCCTAAGCTTATTATGATTAGAGAAATG ataCTGGATTTCttatacttttgttttatacttttgGTATTTTTTGTGGCATATGGTGTGACCGCACAGTCCATACTTTATCCAAATCAAACTGATGCCTGGCCGACAattgaacaatttttgttCAGATCATTCTGGCACTTGTATGGAGAGCTCTTCTTACCTGAAATAGATTATGATTCAA CTACTGGAGAATACACTTGTACAAACGACGCAGCTTTGATTGTTGCCGGAAATCGCCCATGCCCTCAGCAACAGGCCGTTGTCAAATACATCACTGCACTTTATATGTTGCTTGTAAACATCCTTCTACTCAATCTGCTTATCGCCATTCTAAA TAACACCTACGCCAATATTGAGAAAAAAGTTGATAGGATATGGAACTACCAACGTTTCGAGTTAATTGAAGAATATGCAATAGTTAAATCACCTTTGCCGCCGCCATTAAGCATCCTTGGATATATCTACAAAGGATGGTGTGGGAAAGACGACCacattttta aaagaaaatttaaagattGTGAATTACAAAACTTGGAGGAATTTGAAAGGATGAGGTCAAATGATTATATGTCCAAActaaacgaagaaaaaagaaattctcTTGACAGCAAAATACAAGTTCTTCATGAAAA